Proteins encoded within one genomic window of Mycolicibacterium aubagnense:
- the gatB gene encoding Asp-tRNA(Asn)/Glu-tRNA(Gln) amidotransferase subunit GatB codes for MADADLLDYDDVLATYEPVMGMEVHVELSTETKMFCGCANRFGAEPNTLVCPVCLGLPGALPVVNAAAVESAIRIGLALNCDIAPWGRFARKNYFYPDQPKNYQISQYDEPIAVNGYLDVPLEDGSTWRVEIERAHMEEDTGKLTHLGSDTGRIAGATTSLADFNRAGVPLVEIVTRPIEGAGERAPEIARAYVTALRDLLRGLDVSDVRMDQGSMRCDSNVSLKLKGAAEFGTRTETKNVNSLKSVEVAVRYEMRRQAAVLQAGGTITQETRHFHEDGHTTSGRSKETAEDYRYFPEPDLEPIAPSAELVDRLRGTIPELPWLVRKRIQDDWGVSDEVMRDLVNAGAVELVAATVEHGASSEAARAWWGNFLVQKANEAELTLDELAITPAQVAAVVKLVEEGKLTAKLARQVLEGVLAGEGEPEQVMNDRGLVVVRDDSLIQAAIDEALAAQPDIAEKIRGGKVQAAGAIVGAVMKATKGQADAARVRELVIAACS; via the coding sequence ATGGCTGACGCAGACCTTCTCGACTACGACGACGTCCTCGCGACGTACGAGCCCGTCATGGGCATGGAAGTCCATGTCGAGCTGTCCACCGAGACCAAGATGTTCTGTGGTTGTGCGAACCGGTTCGGCGCCGAGCCGAACACGCTGGTGTGCCCGGTGTGCCTGGGCCTGCCGGGCGCATTGCCGGTGGTCAACGCGGCCGCCGTGGAGTCCGCCATCCGGATCGGCTTGGCGCTGAACTGCGACATCGCGCCGTGGGGCCGGTTCGCGCGGAAGAACTACTTCTACCCGGACCAGCCGAAGAACTACCAGATCAGCCAATACGACGAGCCCATCGCCGTGAACGGTTACCTCGATGTCCCGTTGGAGGACGGCAGCACCTGGCGCGTCGAGATCGAGCGCGCGCACATGGAAGAGGACACCGGCAAGCTGACCCACCTCGGCAGTGACACCGGCCGCATCGCGGGCGCCACCACCTCGCTGGCCGACTTCAACCGTGCCGGTGTGCCGCTCGTCGAGATCGTCACCAGGCCCATCGAGGGCGCCGGCGAACGCGCCCCGGAGATCGCCCGCGCCTACGTGACGGCGCTGCGGGATCTGTTGCGCGGCTTGGACGTTTCGGACGTGCGCATGGATCAGGGATCGATGCGGTGTGACTCCAACGTCTCGCTCAAGCTCAAGGGCGCCGCGGAGTTCGGCACCCGCACCGAGACCAAGAACGTCAACTCGCTCAAGAGCGTCGAGGTCGCGGTCCGCTACGAGATGCGCCGGCAGGCTGCCGTACTGCAGGCCGGCGGCACCATCACGCAGGAGACCCGGCACTTCCACGAGGACGGGCACACCACGTCCGGCCGCAGCAAGGAGACCGCCGAGGACTACCGGTACTTCCCGGAGCCGGATCTGGAGCCCATCGCGCCGTCGGCCGAGTTGGTGGACCGGCTGCGTGGCACCATTCCCGAGCTTCCGTGGTTGGTACGCAAGCGGATTCAGGACGACTGGGGCGTCTCCGACGAAGTGATGCGCGACCTGGTCAACGCCGGCGCGGTGGAACTGGTGGCGGCGACCGTCGAGCACGGCGCGTCCAGCGAGGCGGCCCGCGCGTGGTGGGGCAACTTCCTGGTGCAGAAGGCGAACGAGGCCGAACTGACGCTCGACGAGCTGGCCATCACCCCGGCCCAGGTCGCCGCGGTGGTCAAGCTCGTGGAAGAAGGGAAGTTGACGGCGAAATTGGCCCGTCAGGTACTCGAGGGTGTGCTGGCCGGTGAGGGTGAGCCCGAGCAGGTGATGAACGATCGCGGATTGGTTGTGGTGCGCGACGATTCGCTCATCCAGGCGGCCATCGACGAGGCGCTGGCAGCTCAGCCGGACATCGCCGAGAAGATCCGCGGCGGCAAGGTCCAGGCCGCGGGCGCGATCGTCGGCGCGGTGATGAAGGCCACCAAGGGCCAAGCCGACGCGGCGCGCGTCCGCGAACTGGTGATCGCGGCTTGCAGCTAG
- a CDS encoding PQQ-dependent sugar dehydrogenase: MTLRRSTRTALTRPERRPERPSSAPARRVLALCAIALLALPGCARFDSAASEPFTIEPDLGGAPSSTPPPPPPLPPTPFPKACPAPAVLQGCLESTSGLIMGGDSKSAIVAERVTGAVKNIATNAEPKVKTVIPVDASGDGGLMDIVLSPSYQQDRLMYAYITTPTDNRVVRIADGDVPKPILTGIPKGPTGNTGALIFTSPTTLVVQTGDAGNPAAAADPASLAGKLLRIEQPTTVNQAPPTTALSGLGSGGSMCIDGASGALYITDRTPTADRLQKITKDSKVSTVWSWPDRPGVAGCVATDNTVMVNLVNTKKTVALRLSKDTGAVTGDPEALRTDTHGHVFALKLSPDGNVWGATINKTAGDVEKFDDVVFPLFPQGGFPRSTDDKT, translated from the coding sequence ATGACATTGCGGCGGTCGACGCGGACTGCGCTGACGAGGCCCGAACGCCGGCCGGAGCGTCCCAGCTCTGCACCCGCCCGACGGGTCCTGGCGCTGTGCGCCATCGCTTTGCTGGCGTTGCCCGGCTGCGCCCGTTTCGACTCGGCTGCGTCCGAGCCGTTCACCATCGAGCCGGACCTTGGCGGGGCGCCGAGCTCGACTCCGCCGCCGCCACCTCCGCTGCCGCCGACCCCGTTCCCGAAGGCGTGCCCGGCACCTGCCGTCCTGCAGGGCTGCCTGGAGAGCACCAGCGGCCTGATCATGGGTGGCGACAGCAAGTCGGCCATCGTCGCCGAACGGGTCACCGGCGCCGTCAAGAACATCGCCACGAACGCCGAACCCAAGGTCAAGACGGTAATCCCGGTCGACGCCTCCGGTGACGGCGGACTGATGGACATCGTGCTGTCACCGAGCTATCAGCAGGACCGGCTGATGTACGCGTACATCACCACCCCCACCGACAACCGGGTGGTCCGGATCGCCGACGGCGACGTGCCCAAGCCGATTCTCACCGGTATCCCCAAGGGCCCCACAGGCAACACCGGGGCGCTGATCTTCACCAGCCCTACGACCCTCGTGGTCCAAACCGGAGACGCCGGAAACCCCGCTGCCGCGGCCGATCCGGCTTCGCTGGCGGGCAAACTGCTGCGCATCGAACAACCCACGACGGTGAACCAGGCACCCCCGACCACCGCGCTGTCGGGCCTGGGTTCCGGCGGCTCAATGTGCATCGACGGCGCCAGCGGTGCGCTGTACATCACCGACCGCACCCCGACTGCCGATCGGCTGCAGAAGATCACCAAGGACTCGAAGGTGTCCACGGTGTGGAGCTGGCCGGACCGTCCCGGTGTCGCCGGCTGTGTGGCAACCGACAACACCGTCATGGTCAATCTGGTCAACACCAAGAAGACCGTCGCGCTGCGGCTGTCGAAGGACACGGGCGCGGTCACCGGTGACCCTGAGGCCCTCCGCACAGACACCCACGGCCATGTCTTCGCGCTGAAGCTCTCCCCCGACGGCAATGTCTGGGGGGCGACGATCAACAAGACGGCCGGCGACGTCGAGAAGTTCGACGACGTCGTGTTCCCGCTGTTCCCGCAGGGCGGATTCCCGCGTAGCACTGACGACAAGACGTAA
- a CDS encoding glycerophosphodiester phosphodiesterase family protein codes for MLARIGALLTAFALTTTPVAAAAPDGFDLQAHRGGRGETTEESLRAFTKAIELGVTTLELDIVLSKDGAPMVWHDPAIQPDKCTDTGPARPGDPQYPYVGKLVHDLTRAQLQTLDCGRLLSGFPAAEVVTGNKIATLDQVFALADAHRADVRYNVETKIEADKPQSSATPQQFVDVILGVVRAAHKADKVEIQSFDWRTLPLVRQQEPGVPLVALWDETTWVPNSAWTADVNPAVVTDPIAGAASVGANILSPGYSVPYGMTPRDPGFALVADKAFIDRAHALGLKVIPWTINDADTMRAQIASGADGIITDYPSRLRAVESELGMPLPPAYR; via the coding sequence ATGCTCGCACGCATCGGCGCCCTGCTGACCGCCTTCGCGCTGACCACCACGCCTGTCGCTGCGGCCGCTCCCGACGGCTTCGACCTGCAAGCGCACCGCGGCGGCCGGGGCGAGACCACCGAGGAATCGCTACGCGCCTTCACCAAGGCCATCGAACTCGGCGTCACCACGTTGGAGCTCGACATCGTCCTTTCCAAGGACGGTGCACCCATGGTGTGGCACGACCCGGCCATCCAGCCCGACAAGTGCACCGACACCGGCCCCGCCCGGCCCGGTGACCCGCAGTACCCCTACGTCGGCAAGCTCGTGCACGACCTCACCCGGGCGCAGCTGCAGACCTTGGACTGCGGCCGGTTGCTCAGCGGATTCCCGGCCGCCGAAGTGGTGACCGGGAACAAGATCGCCACCCTGGACCAGGTCTTCGCACTGGCCGACGCGCATCGGGCCGACGTCCGGTACAACGTCGAGACCAAGATCGAAGCCGACAAGCCCCAATCCTCCGCCACACCACAACAATTCGTCGACGTCATCCTCGGCGTCGTGCGGGCTGCCCACAAGGCCGACAAGGTCGAGATCCAGAGTTTCGACTGGCGCACCCTGCCGCTGGTCCGGCAGCAGGAACCCGGCGTCCCACTGGTGGCGCTGTGGGATGAGACGACCTGGGTGCCGAACTCGGCATGGACCGCCGACGTGAACCCGGCAGTGGTCACCGATCCCATCGCCGGGGCAGCGTCGGTCGGCGCGAACATCCTGTCCCCTGGTTATTCGGTCCCCTACGGGATGACCCCGAGAGATCCAGGATTCGCGCTCGTAGCCGACAAGGCATTCATCGACCGCGCACATGCCCTCGGGCTCAAGGTGATTCCGTGGACGATCAACGACGCCGACACCATGCGCGCCCAGATCGCCTCCGGCGCCGACGGCATCATCACCGACTACCCGAGCCGGCTGCGCGCGGTGGAGTCCGAGCTGGGCATGCCACTGCCACCGGCCTACCGCTAG
- a CDS encoding ATP-dependent 6-phosphofructokinase has product MRIGVLTGGGDCPGLNAVIRAVVRTCDVRYGSTVVGFRDGWRGLLENRREQLKNDDRNDRLLAKGGTMLGTARVNPDKLRAGLDQIKQTLEDNGIDVLIPIGGEGTLTAAHWLAEENVPVVGVPKTIDNDIDCTDVTFGHDTALMIATEAIDRLHSTAESHQRVMLVEVMGRHAGWIALGAGMAAGAHMTLIPEQPFDIEEVCRLVKQRFVRGDSHFICVVAEGARPAEGAMQLRDGGIDEFGHVKFTGVAQQLAVEIEKRIRKEVRTTVLGHVQRGGIPTAHDRVLATRFGINAADAAHSGEYGMMVSLRGQEIGRVPLADAVRQLKLVPQTRYDDAAEFFG; this is encoded by the coding sequence ATGCGGATAGGCGTGCTGACCGGTGGCGGTGACTGTCCTGGCTTGAATGCGGTGATCCGGGCGGTGGTCCGCACGTGCGACGTGCGGTACGGCTCGACGGTCGTGGGGTTCCGCGACGGTTGGCGCGGCCTGCTCGAGAACCGTCGGGAACAACTCAAGAACGACGACCGCAACGACCGGCTGCTCGCCAAGGGCGGCACCATGCTGGGTACTGCGCGGGTCAATCCCGACAAGCTGCGAGCCGGGCTGGACCAGATCAAGCAGACGCTCGAGGACAACGGCATCGACGTGCTGATCCCGATCGGCGGCGAGGGCACGCTGACGGCGGCGCACTGGCTGGCCGAGGAGAACGTGCCCGTCGTGGGCGTGCCCAAGACCATCGACAACGACATCGATTGCACTGACGTCACTTTCGGCCACGACACCGCGCTGATGATCGCGACCGAGGCCATCGACCGGCTGCACAGCACCGCGGAATCGCATCAGCGGGTGATGCTCGTCGAGGTGATGGGTCGCCATGCCGGCTGGATCGCGCTCGGCGCCGGCATGGCCGCCGGCGCCCACATGACCCTGATCCCGGAACAGCCGTTCGATATCGAAGAGGTGTGCCGCCTGGTGAAACAGCGCTTCGTGCGGGGCGATTCCCACTTCATCTGCGTCGTCGCCGAAGGGGCGCGGCCGGCCGAGGGGGCAATGCAGTTGCGCGACGGCGGAATTGATGAATTCGGGCATGTGAAGTTCACCGGTGTCGCCCAGCAGCTGGCGGTCGAGATCGAGAAGCGGATCCGGAAGGAAGTACGCACCACCGTGCTCGGTCATGTGCAGCGCGGGGGCATCCCGACGGCACATGACCGGGTGCTGGCCACCCGGTTCGGGATCAACGCCGCCGACGCCGCGCACTCGGGGGAGTACGGGATGATGGTGTCGCTGCGGGGCCAGGAGATCGGTCGGGTGCCGTTGGCGGACGCGGTGCGTCAGCTGAAGCTGGTGCCGCAAACCCGGTACGACGACGCCGCGGAATTCTTCGGCTAG
- a CDS encoding PH domain-containing protein, with product MADVSRRTASPAAGPVVIKIPGVAHLAVGFFAIGLLALVFAGPAWCAALLVIPILLSAMVIRYRTVADKKGVTARSLLGSRTVTWQDISGLRFDGSKWAKAELTDGTDLRLPGVTFASLPLLTSASGGVVPNPYNE from the coding sequence ATGGCTGACGTGAGCCGCCGAACCGCTTCGCCCGCCGCCGGACCCGTCGTGATCAAGATCCCGGGGGTCGCCCATCTGGCGGTGGGGTTCTTCGCCATCGGACTGCTGGCCCTGGTGTTCGCCGGGCCGGCCTGGTGCGCGGCACTGCTCGTCATCCCGATCCTGTTGTCGGCGATGGTGATTCGCTACCGCACGGTGGCCGACAAGAAGGGCGTCACCGCGCGGTCGCTGCTCGGCAGCCGGACCGTGACGTGGCAGGACATCTCGGGTCTGCGCTTCGACGGCTCGAAATGGGCCAAGGCCGAATTGACCGACGGCACGGATCTGCGCCTGCCGGGTGTGACGTTCGCATCACTGCCCCTGCTGACCTCGGCCAGCGGTGGAGTCGTGCCCAACCCGTACAACGAATGA
- a CDS encoding DoxX family protein translates to MTSTSHDPRAWQRPDEPAARPASARLVDPEDDLPITTYRGGGGTDGGETAATTAIPRFDAASSDDATEVTATPSAMSSGAPSSMAFDLMHEPEPLPYVQPRERSAEQASQHALGPAEIEPDPETEARVRVAKRRGSQDLGLMVLRVGLGAWLVVHGLQKAFGWWGGQGLNGYEHALAAAGFQHAGILTYLATGAQIGAGVLLVLGLFTPVAAAVALCYLVNALAVEVAAQPVHGYFPYFLPEGHEYLVTMIVLAAGLTLTGPGLYGFDAGRGWARRPFIGSFLCLLIGVGAGVGVWMLLNGSNPLH, encoded by the coding sequence ATGACCAGTACTTCCCATGACCCGCGTGCATGGCAACGGCCCGATGAGCCGGCCGCCAGGCCCGCGTCGGCACGCCTGGTCGATCCCGAAGACGACCTGCCCATCACGACCTACCGCGGCGGTGGCGGTACAGATGGCGGTGAGACGGCGGCGACCACCGCCATCCCGCGGTTCGACGCCGCGTCGTCCGACGATGCAACCGAGGTCACCGCTACACCGTCGGCGATGTCGTCCGGGGCGCCGTCCTCGATGGCGTTCGATCTGATGCACGAACCGGAGCCGCTCCCGTATGTGCAACCCCGGGAGCGGAGTGCGGAGCAGGCCTCCCAGCACGCATTGGGGCCCGCCGAGATAGAGCCCGATCCGGAGACCGAGGCCCGCGTGCGCGTGGCCAAACGCCGCGGCTCTCAGGACCTGGGGCTCATGGTGTTGCGCGTCGGTCTGGGCGCCTGGCTGGTGGTCCACGGACTGCAGAAGGCGTTCGGCTGGTGGGGCGGTCAGGGGCTGAACGGATACGAGCACGCGCTCGCCGCGGCCGGCTTCCAGCACGCCGGGATACTGACCTATCTCGCCACCGGTGCGCAGATCGGGGCCGGTGTCCTACTGGTGCTGGGGCTCTTCACGCCGGTGGCTGCCGCTGTCGCCCTGTGTTATCTCGTCAACGCGCTGGCCGTGGAGGTCGCCGCACAACCCGTGCACGGTTACTTCCCGTACTTCCTGCCCGAAGGCCACGAGTACCTGGTGACCATGATCGTGCTGGCGGCGGGGCTGACCCTCACCGGCCCGGGGCTCTACGGCTTCGACGCCGGCCGTGGTTGGGCGCGGCGGCCCTTCATCGGATCGTTCCTGTGCCTGCTGATCGGCGTCGGTGCGGGCGTCGGCGTGTGGATGCTGCTGAACGGATCAAACCCGCTGCACTGA
- the gatA gene encoding Asp-tRNA(Asn)/Glu-tRNA(Gln) amidotransferase subunit GatA: MSDLIRFDAATLGEKIAAGDVSATEVTQAHLDQIAATDERYHAFLHVGADEALAAAAAVDKQVAAGEPLASPLAGVPLALKDVFTTTDAPTTAGSKILEGWRSPYDATLTAKLRAAGIPILGKTNMDEFAMGSSTENSAYGPTRNPWDVNRVPGGSGGGSAAALAAFQAPLAIGTDTGGSIRQPAALTATVGVKPTYGTVSRYGLIACASSLDQGGPCARTVLDTALLHQVIAGHDPRDSTSVDAPVPDVVGAARAGAGGDLKGVRIGVVKQLHTGEGYQPGVLSSFNAAVDQLTELGAEITEVDCPHFDYSLAAYYLILPSEVSSNLARFDAMRYGLRVGDDGTHSAEEVMALTRAAGFGPEVKRRIMIGTYALSSGYYDAYYNQAQRVRTLIARDLDQAYEKVDVLVTPTTPTTAFGIGEKVDDPLAMYLFDLCTLPLNLAGHCGMSVPSGLSPDDNLPVGLQIMAPALADDRLYRVGAAYEAARGALPSPV, translated from the coding sequence GTGAGTGACCTGATTCGTTTCGACGCCGCCACGCTCGGCGAGAAGATCGCCGCGGGCGACGTGTCGGCGACCGAGGTCACCCAGGCGCACCTGGACCAGATCGCCGCCACCGACGAGCGCTACCACGCGTTCCTGCATGTCGGTGCCGACGAGGCTCTGGCCGCCGCCGCCGCGGTCGACAAGCAGGTGGCCGCGGGCGAGCCGCTGGCGTCGCCGCTCGCCGGTGTTCCGTTGGCCCTCAAGGACGTTTTCACCACGACCGACGCCCCGACCACGGCCGGCTCGAAGATCCTGGAGGGCTGGCGGTCGCCGTACGACGCGACCCTGACCGCCAAGTTGCGCGCCGCCGGAATCCCGATCCTCGGCAAGACCAACATGGACGAGTTCGCCATGGGGTCGTCCACCGAGAACTCGGCCTACGGCCCCACCCGCAACCCGTGGGACGTCAACCGCGTGCCGGGTGGTTCCGGTGGGGGTAGCGCCGCGGCGCTCGCGGCGTTCCAGGCGCCGCTCGCGATCGGCACCGACACCGGTGGCTCCATCCGTCAGCCTGCCGCGCTGACCGCGACCGTCGGTGTCAAGCCCACCTACGGCACGGTGTCGCGGTACGGCTTGATCGCGTGTGCGTCGTCGCTCGACCAGGGCGGGCCGTGCGCCCGGACGGTGCTGGATACCGCGCTGCTGCACCAGGTGATCGCCGGCCACGATCCCCGCGATTCCACCTCGGTCGACGCTCCCGTGCCCGACGTGGTCGGTGCGGCTCGGGCCGGCGCCGGCGGTGACCTGAAGGGCGTCCGGATCGGTGTGGTCAAGCAGCTGCACACCGGTGAGGGCTACCAGCCCGGTGTGCTGTCGTCGTTCAACGCCGCGGTGGACCAGTTGACTGAGCTCGGCGCCGAGATCACAGAGGTCGACTGTCCGCACTTCGACTACTCGCTGGCGGCCTACTACCTGATCCTGCCGTCCGAGGTGTCGTCGAACCTGGCCCGCTTCGATGCGATGCGCTACGGCCTGCGGGTCGGTGACGACGGCACTCACAGCGCCGAAGAGGTCATGGCGCTGACTCGCGCCGCCGGCTTCGGCCCGGAAGTCAAGCGCCGCATCATGATCGGTACTTACGCCCTGTCGTCGGGCTACTACGACGCCTACTACAACCAGGCCCAGCGGGTGCGCACCCTGATCGCTCGCGACCTGGACCAGGCCTACGAGAAGGTCGACGTACTGGTCACCCCGACCACCCCGACCACCGCCTTCGGCATCGGCGAGAAGGTCGACGACCCGCTGGCGATGTACCTGTTCGACCTGTGCACGCTGCCGCTGAACCTGGCCGGGCACTGCGGTATGTCGGTGCCGTCGGGCCTCTCGCCCGACGACAACCTGCCGGTGGGTCTGCAGATCATGGCGCCGGCCCTGGCAGACGACCGGCTGTATCGCGTCGGCGCGGCCTACGAAGCCGCCCGCGGCGCCCTGCCCTCGCCGGTGTAG
- a CDS encoding acetolactate synthase large subunit has product MSAPTTRPPESTQQPNGPSGLSGTVNGSSKAVAPQQMTGAQAVVRSLEELDVDTIFGIPGGAVLPVYDPLYDSKKVRHVLVRHEQGAGHAASGYAHATGKVGVMMATSGPGATNLVTPLADAQMDSIPVVAITGQVGRGLIGTDAFQEADISGITMPITKHNFLVRNGDDIAKVIAEAFHIAASGRPGAVLVDIPKDVLQAQCTFSWPPVIDLPGYKPNTKPHSRQVREAAKLIAASHKPVLYVGGGVIRGEASAELLELAELTGIPVVTTLMARGAFPDSHPQHMGMPGMHGTVSAVAALQKSDLLIALGTRFDDRVTGQLSTFAPDAKVIHADIDPAEIGKNRHADVPIVGDIKNVIVDLLEALRRDGVSADTLDLADWWTYLGGIKETYPLSYGPQSDGSLSPEFVIEKLGQIAGPDALYVAGVGQHQMWAAQFIKYENPKTWLNSGGLGTMGFSIPAAMGAKFARPEAEVWAIDGDGCFQMTNQELATCALEGAPIKVALINNGNLGMVRQWQTLFYDERYSQTNLSTHSHRIPDFVMLAEALGCVGLRCERAEDVEDVIRQAREINDRPVVIDFIVGADAQVWPMVAAGTSNDEIMAARDIRPLFDNEEQV; this is encoded by the coding sequence GTGAGCGCACCCACCACGCGACCGCCAGAGTCGACGCAGCAGCCCAACGGCCCCAGTGGCCTCAGCGGTACGGTGAACGGTTCTTCCAAAGCCGTTGCCCCGCAGCAGATGACCGGTGCCCAGGCCGTCGTCCGGTCGCTCGAGGAACTCGATGTCGACACCATCTTCGGCATCCCCGGCGGTGCCGTGCTGCCGGTCTACGACCCGCTGTACGACTCGAAGAAGGTCCGCCACGTCCTGGTCCGGCACGAGCAGGGCGCAGGCCACGCCGCGTCGGGCTACGCGCACGCCACCGGCAAGGTCGGCGTGATGATGGCCACCTCGGGCCCGGGTGCCACCAACCTGGTCACGCCGCTTGCGGACGCCCAGATGGACTCCATCCCTGTGGTCGCGATCACCGGCCAGGTCGGCCGCGGGCTGATCGGCACCGACGCGTTCCAGGAAGCCGACATCTCCGGCATCACCATGCCGATCACGAAGCACAACTTCCTGGTCCGCAATGGCGACGATATCGCCAAGGTCATCGCCGAGGCGTTCCACATCGCCGCGTCCGGCCGGCCCGGCGCCGTCCTCGTGGACATCCCGAAGGACGTACTGCAGGCGCAGTGCACCTTCAGCTGGCCGCCGGTCATTGACCTGCCCGGCTACAAGCCCAACACCAAGCCGCACAGCCGGCAGGTCCGCGAGGCCGCCAAGCTGATCGCCGCGTCGCACAAGCCCGTGCTGTACGTCGGTGGCGGCGTCATCCGCGGTGAGGCGTCCGCGGAGCTGCTCGAGCTCGCCGAACTGACCGGTATCCCCGTCGTCACCACCCTGATGGCGCGCGGTGCGTTCCCCGACAGCCACCCGCAGCACATGGGTATGCCGGGCATGCACGGCACGGTGTCCGCGGTGGCCGCACTGCAGAAGAGCGACCTGCTGATCGCCCTCGGCACCCGCTTCGACGACCGGGTCACCGGTCAGCTGTCGACGTTCGCGCCCGACGCCAAGGTGATCCACGCCGACATCGACCCGGCCGAGATCGGCAAGAACCGGCACGCCGATGTGCCGATCGTCGGCGACATCAAGAACGTCATCGTGGACCTGCTGGAGGCGCTGCGCCGCGACGGCGTCTCGGCCGACACGCTCGATCTGGCCGATTGGTGGACGTACCTGGGCGGCATCAAGGAGACCTACCCGCTGAGCTACGGCCCGCAGAGCGACGGCAGCCTCTCGCCGGAGTTCGTCATCGAGAAGCTGGGCCAGATCGCCGGACCGGACGCGCTGTACGTCGCGGGCGTCGGCCAGCATCAGATGTGGGCCGCGCAGTTCATCAAGTACGAGAACCCGAAGACCTGGCTGAACTCGGGCGGTCTCGGCACCATGGGCTTCTCCATCCCGGCCGCGATGGGCGCCAAGTTCGCCCGCCCGGAGGCCGAGGTGTGGGCCATCGACGGTGACGGCTGCTTCCAGATGACCAACCAGGAGCTGGCCACCTGCGCCCTCGAAGGTGCACCGATCAAGGTTGCGCTGATCAACAACGGCAACCTCGGCATGGTGCGGCAGTGGCAGACGCTGTTCTACGACGAGCGCTACAGCCAGACCAACCTGTCGACGCACTCGCACCGCATCCCGGATTTTGTGATGCTGGCCGAGGCGCTGGGTTGCGTCGGCCTGCGCTGCGAGCGCGCCGAGGATGTCGAGGACGTCATCCGGCAGGCCCGGGAGATCAACGACCGCCCCGTCGTCATCGACTTCATCGTCGGGGCCGACGCCCAGGTGTGGCCGATGGTCGCCGCCGGCACCAGCAATGACGAGATCATGGCGGCGCGCGATATCCGTC